In Fluviicola taffensis DSM 16823, the following are encoded in one genomic region:
- a CDS encoding DUF6327 family protein: protein MNTKPKNYSSFDQIELDLEILKLEREIHVQKLKMGVKKTGQSLRPTNLLQDYIGKDNEGAAGFIEPIIQIVMQIVARSFKEKE from the coding sequence ATGAATACAAAACCAAAAAATTATTCCTCTTTCGACCAAATTGAGTTGGATTTAGAAATCCTAAAACTCGAAAGGGAAATTCATGTCCAGAAATTAAAAATGGGTGTAAAGAAAACAGGACAGAGTCTACGTCCAACGAATCTATTACAAGATTATATTGGAAAAGACAACGAAGGAGCCGCTGGATTCATTGAGCCAATTATTCAAATTGTAATGCAGATTGTTGCTCGATCGTTCAAAGAAAAAGAATAA
- a CDS encoding phage holin family protein, producing the protein MAFEELKENTQQVQEETKAYIESSIEYYKLWGFQFAMKSTLIIARFLLLGFFLMLALLFGSLAAAFAIGGAIGSTSLGFLIVAGFYFVLIVLLYFLRLRFVEKQVLEKFSDLFFNNK; encoded by the coding sequence ATGGCATTTGAAGAATTAAAAGAGAATACGCAACAGGTTCAGGAAGAAACCAAAGCTTACATAGAAAGTAGTATTGAGTATTATAAATTGTGGGGATTTCAGTTCGCTATGAAATCTACACTCATAATAGCTCGCTTTCTACTGCTTGGTTTCTTTCTGATGCTTGCGCTTCTTTTTGGATCACTTGCCGCAGCGTTTGCCATTGGTGGTGCTATTGGAAGCACTTCATTGGGATTTCTAATCGTCGCTGGATTTTATTTTGTATTAATCGTTTTACTTTATTTCCTACGACTTCGTTTTGTGGAAAAACAAGTATTAGAGAAATTTTCTGACCTATTTTTCAATAACAAGTGA